A genomic window from Acidobacteriota bacterium includes:
- the hemL gene encoding glutamate-1-semialdehyde 2,1-aminomutase, producing the protein MSELITKKSDDLFERAQHKIPGGVNSPVRAFRAVGRKPVFIKDADGALVTDVDGNRYIDYVGSWGPMILGHSHPAVIDALHEALRHGTSYGAPTEIEIEIAEIISEAYPAIEKVRLVSSGTEATMSAIRLARGYTGRDKIIKFEGCYHGHSDSLLVKAGSGLATFGTPDSAGVPADFARHTIVAQFNDEAELREIFSEQGNEIACVIIEPIAGNMGCVPPRQGYLKAVREITAQYGALLIFDEVMTGSRVAFGGAQALYNVKPDLTCLGKIIGGGLPAAAFGGRNEIMDFVAPTGGVYQAGTLSGNPLAVTAGLVTLKLLKELNPYDLLERRSAQLEAGLKDAAMQAGIAMTSNRVGSMMTAFFANEPVVNWNTAKLANTELYGKFFRAMLEEGVYLAPSQFECAFISIQHSETLIERTIEAAQKSFQAILK; encoded by the coding sequence ATGTCTGAACTCATAACCAAAAAATCCGATGACTTGTTTGAACGCGCTCAACATAAAATTCCCGGTGGGGTCAATAGCCCGGTTCGCGCCTTTCGCGCAGTCGGCAGAAAACCGGTCTTTATCAAAGACGCCGACGGGGCATTGGTGACAGATGTTGATGGCAATCGCTACATTGATTATGTAGGTTCCTGGGGTCCAATGATTCTGGGTCATTCGCATCCAGCGGTGATTGATGCCCTGCATGAAGCTTTAAGGCATGGCACCAGTTATGGTGCGCCGACGGAAATCGAAATTGAAATTGCCGAAATCATTTCTGAGGCATACCCGGCAATCGAAAAGGTTCGTCTGGTTAGTTCAGGAACCGAAGCGACGATGAGCGCGATTCGTCTGGCTCGTGGTTATACCGGACGCGATAAAATCATTAAATTTGAAGGCTGCTATCACGGTCATTCTGACAGCCTGTTGGTGAAAGCCGGTTCGGGATTGGCAACCTTTGGCACCCCGGATAGCGCAGGCGTTCCCGCAGATTTTGCCAGGCACACGATTGTTGCCCAATTTAATGATGAAGCGGAATTACGCGAAATATTTTCCGAGCAGGGAAATGAAATTGCCTGTGTGATTATTGAACCGATTGCCGGAAATATGGGCTGTGTCCCACCACGGCAAGGATACTTGAAAGCTGTCCGGGAAATTACCGCTCAATATGGGGCGCTGTTAATTTTTGATGAGGTGATGACCGGTTCCCGTGTGGCTTTTGGTGGCGCGCAGGCGCTTTATAACGTGAAACCCGATTTAACTTGTCTCGGAAAAATCATCGGTGGAGGACTGCCAGCCGCTGCCTTTGGCGGGAGAAATGAGATTATGGATTTTGTGGCTCCAACCGGCGGAGTTTATCAAGCCGGTACGCTTTCAGGAAATCCCTTAGCGGTTACGGCAGGTTTGGTCACTTTAAAATTATTGAAAGAGTTAAACCCTTACGATTTATTGGAACGACGAAGCGCACAACTTGAAGCGGGATTAAAAGATGCTGCAATGCAAGCGGGGATTGCGATGACCAGCAATCGTGTAGGTTCGATGATGACCGCCTTTTTCGCTAATGAACCGGTGGTTAATTGGAATACCGCGAAACTTGCCAATACCGAACTTTACGGGAAGTTTTTCCGTGCCATGCTCGAAGAAGGCGTTTACCTCGCGCCTTCGCAATTTGAATGTGCATTCATTTCAATTCAGCATTCAGAAACGTTGATTGAAAGAACCATTGAAGCCGCACAAAAAAGTTTTCAGGCGATATTAAAATAG
- a CDS encoding cupin domain-containing protein — protein MAILTIPENNLTINEVLEIKEYLATVGIEFEQWTPNHPLPENPTNDEILSAYEAEIENLKVRGGYVTADVINITPQTPGIEAMLAKFNREHWHDEDEVRFIIHGRGLFHIRPQDAPVVAIEVEAGDLLRVPRGTLHWFNLCAEREIRAIRLFQDPSGWTPNYTESGIDARYEPVCFGVAYLPIPNAS, from the coding sequence ATGGCAATATTAACGATTCCGGAAAATAACCTGACGATTAATGAGGTTTTGGAAATCAAAGAATATCTGGCAACCGTCGGAATTGAATTTGAACAATGGACACCGAATCATCCGCTTCCTGAAAACCCAACCAATGATGAGATACTTTCCGCTTATGAAGCCGAAATTGAAAATCTGAAAGTCAGAGGCGGTTATGTCACGGCTGATGTCATTAACATCACCCCGCAAACACCGGGCATTGAAGCGATGCTTGCGAAATTCAATCGCGAACATTGGCATGATGAAGATGAAGTGCGGTTTATCATTCATGGTCGAGGTTTATTCCACATCAGACCGCAGGATGCGCCGGTGGTGGCAATCGAAGTCGAGGCTGGAGATTTGCTTCGCGTGCCCAGAGGCACTTTGCATTGGTTCAACCTTTGCGCCGAACGAGAAATTCGCGCCATCCGTTTATTTCAAGACCCGTCCGGGTGGACACCCAATTATACCGAGAGCGGAATCGATGCCAGATACGAACCGGTCTGTTTCGGCGTCGCGTATCTACCCATCCCGAATGCGAGTTGA
- the mtnB gene encoding methylthioribulose 1-phosphate dehydratase, whose translation MLIIQSLLELVNCIAFEKHINDLSMTKNNKLKNRLLDRMSVLEKNTLAKLLEKTGRNFYKRGWVLGTSGNFSTVLCDEPLEIMITASGVDKGDLDVNKFLVINSEGEVISGTGSPSAETALHLKIVELKNAKAVLHTHSVWSTILSNTFRENRGIKFEGFEMLKGLSGVTTHEHEEWLPIIENSQNYSELADTLEKTLIEHPACHGVLLHQHGLYTWGNNLAEAKRHIEIFEFLFEVKGRSQQ comes from the coding sequence ATGTTAATCATACAATCGCTTCTTGAATTGGTAAATTGCATCGCTTTTGAAAAGCATATCAATGACCTGTCTATGACCAAAAATAACAAACTGAAAAACCGGCTTTTGGATAGAATGTCGGTTCTCGAAAAAAATACCTTAGCCAAGTTATTGGAGAAGACCGGGCGCAATTTTTATAAGCGTGGGTGGGTATTGGGAACCAGCGGTAATTTCAGCACCGTTTTATGCGATGAACCTTTGGAGATAATGATTACCGCAAGCGGCGTTGATAAAGGCGATTTAGATGTGAACAAATTTTTAGTTATCAATTCCGAGGGTGAAGTAATTTCGGGAACCGGGTCGCCTTCGGCTGAAACCGCTTTACACCTGAAAATCGTTGAGCTAAAAAATGCGAAAGCTGTCTTACATACTCATTCCGTTTGGAGCACGATTCTTTCAAATACTTTTCGAGAAAATCGAGGCATCAAATTCGAGGGATTTGAAATGTTAAAAGGGTTAAGTGGCGTCACCACCCATGAGCATGAAGAATGGTTGCCGATAATTGAAAATTCGCAAAACTACTCTGAGTTAGCTGATACGTTGGAAAAAACTTTAATTGAACATCCTGCCTGTCATGGTGTTCTGTTGCACCAACATGGGCTTTACACCTGGGGAAATAATCTGGCGGAAGCCAAACGCCATATTGAAATCTTTGAATTTTTATTTGAAGTTAAGGGCAGAAGTCAGCAATAA